In Anaerobacillus isosaccharinicus, one genomic interval encodes:
- a CDS encoding MerR family transcriptional regulator, with protein MYTIKDVSKQLKVSTGSLKNWEKVFDKFVQIHRTKNGSRIYNDSELVVLKKIKVMKEKNLSDEMVMFILDEKIEDGCEVPEQIQSEYDLKYADIVALQTETVQAVQNISDSLDQFKGNFIKEVKDDLTSEVKKEITKGNSITQGIVQTYSHEVLDTFKATSEHINELKEEIEREQEEKLFLQKKVEEREELFQDFVQSYRQAAAAIEEKNEKRKLSYWLNLLSKAPVKWKKV; from the coding sequence ATGTATACAATAAAAGATGTATCAAAACAATTAAAAGTATCTACTGGGAGTTTGAAAAACTGGGAGAAGGTTTTTGATAAATTTGTACAGATCCACCGGACGAAAAATGGGTCGCGAATTTATAATGATAGTGAATTGGTCGTGTTGAAGAAAATCAAGGTAATGAAAGAAAAAAACTTGAGTGATGAGATGGTCATGTTTATTTTAGATGAAAAGATTGAAGATGGTTGTGAAGTGCCTGAGCAAATTCAGTCTGAATACGATTTGAAATATGCAGATATTGTAGCCTTGCAAACTGAAACTGTACAAGCAGTTCAAAATATATCGGATTCGCTAGATCAGTTTAAAGGTAATTTTATTAAAGAAGTAAAAGATGATTTAACAAGTGAAGTGAAAAAAGAAATAACTAAGGGGAATTCGATTACACAAGGAATTGTTCAAACGTATTCCCATGAAGTTCTAGATACATTTAAAGCTACGTCAGAACACATTAACGAGCTTAAAGAGGAAATTGAAAGAGAACAAGAAGAAAAACTATTTTTACAGAAAAAAGTAGAAGAAAGAGAAGAATTGTTCCAAGACTTTGTGCAAAGCTACCGCCAAGCGGCAGCAGCTATTGAGGAAAAAAATGAAAAACGAAAGTTATCTTATTGGTTAAATTTACTTTCCAAAGCTCCAGTGAAATGGAAAAAAGTATAG